The following nucleotide sequence is from Hydrogenispora ethanolica.
CTGTCCGAAGGCCAGGGTGAACACAAAAACTCAGAAAAGCAAGTGATAAAGTCGTTTTTTAGTCCTCTGAAAGGATGATTTCCGAATTGGAGACTTTATCACATGGCTTTTATATCAGCTGATATTATCGTGAATGGCGACAACTACCAGCCCGCTTTGGTTCTTGCATCAAAGGGTTTCAAAGCCCAGTGTTTACCTGCCTACTTTTTTACATATTTTTCTCTGAATTCACGAGGAGTTTCCTTGCGGCATTTTTTAAAGAAACGGCTAAAATAATTGCCATCATTAAACCCTGTATCCATTGCGATTTCAACAATTGTTTTGTCGGTATTCACCAAGAGCTGCGAGGCCTTCTGAATACGCATGCGGCCCAGAAATTCCATCGGTGAAAATCCCGACACCGTTTTGAAGACTCTGGAAAAATGGATCGGGCTCAAATGCGTAACTTCCGAAAGCTTCTTCAGCGTGATTTTATCTGCCAGATGCGACTCCATATAGGTAATCGCCGGCTTAATTTGCTTCAACCTTCGGTACTGCATATCCAGTTCGGATTGGTCGGCTACTGTTTTCGTAAACTTGCGCAGCAGGGCAGTTAATATTTGATAGCCTAATCCTCTTAGCGCAAGTTCATACCCCTCCTTTTTCTCCCCGAACTCTTTGATGATATGCTTCATACAGCCGAGCAGAAAGTCATCATTGGAAATCTTATTTTCAAATCGTACTCGGTTTTTCAAAAGCAGCTCCGTATACATCGTTTGCTGCAGATCGGGCTGGTTTCCGAGCAGCAACAGGAGATCAATCTTCAACGAATAATACTCCAAATCCGATTCCGGATTCTCTCCGGAATGGATTTCATTGGGGTTCACAATGGCAATCGAATCTTGCTCGGCTAAAATCTTTTGCTTGCCGCACTGCAACAGTAGCATTCCTTTTTTAACGTACATCAGCATGAACTGCTCGTGCCAGTGCGGCGGAAAAATCGTTCCATTTTCCTTGAAGAAATAATGTTCGATATGAAGCGGGCTCGTTTCATTTTTCCCCAAAGCATGGCCGTACATATTCTCGTCGATTATCAGATCGTTTCCCATCGCTCACACTCCAGGCGCTAATATAATACTATTGTTGAGTAAAATGATTGAATCTTTACAATATACCAATTATAACAGATTGTACTTAATTGCGGGAATTATGATATTGAATTCGATGGAGATTGGATGAAAAAACGCCGGAAGTAAAATAGCCAGGTAAAGAACCGTATGAAAACGTGATGATAATGTGCTATTCGGAAGGAGATTTGACGATTGTATCCTTTTGTGTTTTAGAGCAGTTCTCTACTTCCTTTAGAAGCCATGTGAAAAGTCTTCAAATTAGAAAATTTGGCTTATTAAAGAATTTAAAACGACTTTTGCTTCTCTGAGCTTTTGTAATCACCCTGTCCCTCAGACAGGGTTAATCACAGTGCGAATGTAGGTAATATCGGCCACCCAGACCTGGTTGGGCCTATCGGTTTGGAACTGTCGGTCTAAAAGATTCGGAGCAATCGGATGACCGTGCCTGGAATTGGTGGTTTCCTTAAACTTTCGCTTATACCGTGCCTTTAACCCCATTTTCCGTTTAACACTCAGCTCCTTACGTTTATTCTACCTTTTATCTGAGTGTCTGGCAATTCGGGGGAAAGTCATAGATTTTTTAACGCTGAGGAGGGAGAAACGGGCCTAAAACCATAGCCGCGTGATTTTAGGCATCTTCGACCCCTCCCCCATAGCTATCGTTTTTTGATAGCGTGATGGGGGAGGGCGGGCAGCTTTGAAAGGCCCAATGGGTGGGGGCATTGGCAGCATGGCCGACCTGAACACATGACATCACCGTAAAAATTTAAGCCTTTTATCAAGCACAACTAGCACAACGCGTTAGATTAAGCATTGTTATCGAAGGGCATAAAGGAGCGAAAAAAAATTATAGTAAAATCAAAAATCATCTATGGTGAAATGGTTTTTAAATTGGATATAATTATTTTGTCGACGTTAACACAAATGAAATATTTTTTCTAGGAGGTAAAGTATGAAAATTAAGTTTCTTGTATTGGGCCTTGTCATGTCTTTGTTGGTTGGGTTTACAGGTTATGCAAAATCCGGTCTGATTAAGGTTGGCATCATCAACAATCCGCCGTCTGAATCCGGATATCGCGCAGCGAATGTGGCAGACTTTGAAAAAGTATTCACAAAAGCAAAGGGGTATGAGGTTTCAACCTTCTACAGCTTGAAGAATGATGAACAGCTTAATGCAGCGTCTCAGTTTATCACAGACGGGGTGGACTATATTCTTATTTCAGCAGCTGCTACGGATGGTTGGGCTTCAGTTCTTACAAGAGCTAAAGAAGCAGGTATAAAAGTGTTTTTGTTTGACCGTATGTTAAATGCACCTAACAGTCTTTATGAAGCAGCTGTTGTTTCTGACATGGCAAATCAGGGCAATACGGCTGTTAAGTGGCTAAAAGCACAGAAACTGCCTGAATACAATGTCATCCACATTCAGGGTGCAATGGGTAGTGACGCACAGATCGGCCGTACAGCCGCATTGGATAAAGAATTCAAGGCCGGTACAATGAAAAAAGTCGTTCAGCAGACTGCAACCTGGGATGAAGCTGAAGCCAAGAAAATTGTCGAATCAGTAATCAATTCCAAAAAGAAATTCAACGTTATCTATGCTGAAAATGACGGTATGGCTAAAGGTGCTGTCGCAGCGCTTGATGAAGCTGGTATTACACACGGTGTTGGCAAACAAGTTGTTATAATGGGTTTCGACTGCAACAAGTGGGCGCTTAGAGAACTTCTTGCTAAACGCTGGAACTATGATGGACAGTGCAGTCCTTTCCAGGCAACTGTAATCGACGGAATGATTAAGAAGCTTGAAAAAGGTGGAAAACTTACAACGAAGAAAGTTATTTCTCAAGAAAAAGGTTTTGATGCAAAAACTATTACTCAAAAAGATATTGATACTTATGGTCTTGGACAATAATTAAGTCTCTTCAATTTATAAGCGGCGTGGAGTGTGCGGGTTTTTCTCACATACTCCACACCGTTAATTAAAAGCAGTGGGTTTGACCGCTTTTTGTCCTGATATAATTGTATCAGGACAAGTTATGATAACCCACTTTTAAGGTATATAATGATCCCGATTTATCGGGATCATTATATAAAATTCCAAAACATAAAGGCGGTTTGTTTTAAATGAAGAATGACATCGTTTTATCTATGCGTGGAATTAGCAAAACTTTCCCAGGTGTCCGGGCCTTACATAATGTAGACTTTACCCTTTGTAAGGGTGAAATTCACGCTCTGATGGGTGAAAATGGAGCCGGTAAGTCAACTTTAGTCAAAGTCTTAACAGGCGTATATCAGAAAGATTTTGGGCAAATCAAAATAGCAGGAATTGAAAAAGAAATTACGATAAAATCGCCTCAAGAGGCTCAGAATTTAGGTATTAGCACAGTTTATCAGGAGATAACACTCTGCCCGAACCTTACAGTTGCTGAAAATATGTTTATCGGACGAGGCAACTACCGTTTTATAAACTGGCGTTCAAGAGAAAAGAAGGCAACAGAAATTCTTACTAAGCTTAATATCCCGGTAAGCGCTACCCGGCAACTTGGCACTTGCTCGCTGGCTATACAGCAAATGGTAGCTGTTGCCCGTGCAGTTGATATGGAATGCAAGGTACTTATTCTGGATGAACCTACTTCCTCGCTGGATGAGCAGGAGGTTGCATTACTTTTTACTCTTATGCGGGAATTAAAGTCTCGTGGTGTTGGCATCATCTTTATAACGCATTTCCTCGAACAGGTATACGAGATAAGCGACAGGATAACCGTTTTGCGGAACGGTGAGCTGGTTGGAGCTTACGAAATAAATGATTTGCCACGCATTAAGCTTATTTCAGCGATGATGGGTAAAGAGCTTGATGATATTTCCGAATTACAGCATCGAAAAAAATCACAACTCTTTCAGGATGCCCCGCCTGTTTATGAGGTATTCGGATTATCGAGCGCAGAAGGTATAAAGCCGTTTGACTTCAAAATTCATAAGGGAGAAATAAACGGGTTTACCGGGCTTCTTGGCTCCGGCCGCAGTGAAAGCGTACGTGCTATATTCGGTGCTGATCGAATTACCGGCGGTAAGGTAAGGATAAACGGAAAAGATGTTAAGATTTCCAAACCCGGGGATTCCATGAAGCATGGTATCGGTTATCTTCCCGAGGATAGAAAAGGGGACGGCATCATTGAAGATTTATCTGTACGTGAAAATATCATACTTGCCTTACAGGTATTGAAAGGCTTTTTAAGGCCTTTTTCCAAAAGTGAAGCTGAAGCTTTCGCAGAAAAGTATATCAAATTATTAGGAATTAAGACCGCTTCGATGGATACGCCGATTAAATCACTTTCGGGCGGTAATCAGCAAAAGGTAATACTTGCCCGTTGGCTCTTAACAAATCCACAGTATCTTATCCTGGACGAACCGACGCGCGGTATTGACGTCGGTACAAAAGTCGATATACAAAAACTCGTGCTTAAGCTTGCCGAGGAGGGCGTCAGCGTCACGTTTATTTCGTCGGAAATAGAGGAGATGCTTACCACATGTTCACGGCTCATCATCATGCGGGATCGCAAAATAGTGGGCGAATTGAAGGGAGATGAAATGACACAGGTGAAAATCATGCACACAATCGCGGGAGGGACGGCTCAAAATGGTTAATAGTTTAAAGAAACTGACACAATCTCAACTGGCTATGCCGTTATTTGCGCTTTTTTTAGTTGTAATTTTTAATTTATTCAGAGATGTTGGATTTTTTTCCATAAGTGTAATAACTAACAACTACGGAAACACCGTTCTTTCAGGAAATATAATCAGTATATTGAACGGAGCATCCGAGCTTGCTATTTTGGCAATCGCCATGACGCTCGTAACCTCGGTGACGAAAGGACAGGATATAAGCG
It contains:
- a CDS encoding AraC family transcriptional regulator; the encoded protein is MGNDLIIDENMYGHALGKNETSPLHIEHYFFKENGTIFPPHWHEQFMLMYVKKGMLLLQCGKQKILAEQDSIAIVNPNEIHSGENPESDLEYYSLKIDLLLLLGNQPDLQQTMYTELLLKNRVRFENKISNDDFLLGCMKHIIKEFGEKKEGYELALRGLGYQILTALLRKFTKTVADQSELDMQYRRLKQIKPAITYMESHLADKITLKKLSEVTHLSPIHFSRVFKTVSGFSPMEFLGRMRIQKASQLLVNTDKTIVEIAMDTGFNDGNYFSRFFKKCRKETPREFREKYVKK
- a CDS encoding substrate-binding domain-containing protein, whose translation is MSLLVGFTGYAKSGLIKVGIINNPPSESGYRAANVADFEKVFTKAKGYEVSTFYSLKNDEQLNAASQFITDGVDYILISAAATDGWASVLTRAKEAGIKVFLFDRMLNAPNSLYEAAVVSDMANQGNTAVKWLKAQKLPEYNVIHIQGAMGSDAQIGRTAALDKEFKAGTMKKVVQQTATWDEAEAKKIVESVINSKKKFNVIYAENDGMAKGAVAALDEAGITHGVGKQVVIMGFDCNKWALRELLAKRWNYDGQCSPFQATVIDGMIKKLEKGGKLTTKKVISQEKGFDAKTITQKDIDTYGLGQ
- a CDS encoding sugar ABC transporter ATP-binding protein, with protein sequence MKNDIVLSMRGISKTFPGVRALHNVDFTLCKGEIHALMGENGAGKSTLVKVLTGVYQKDFGQIKIAGIEKEITIKSPQEAQNLGISTVYQEITLCPNLTVAENMFIGRGNYRFINWRSREKKATEILTKLNIPVSATRQLGTCSLAIQQMVAVARAVDMECKVLILDEPTSSLDEQEVALLFTLMRELKSRGVGIIFITHFLEQVYEISDRITVLRNGELVGAYEINDLPRIKLISAMMGKELDDISELQHRKKSQLFQDAPPVYEVFGLSSAEGIKPFDFKIHKGEINGFTGLLGSGRSESVRAIFGADRITGGKVRINGKDVKISKPGDSMKHGIGYLPEDRKGDGIIEDLSVRENIILALQVLKGFLRPFSKSEAEAFAEKYIKLLGIKTASMDTPIKSLSGGNQQKVILARWLLTNPQYLILDEPTRGIDVGTKVDIQKLVLKLAEEGVSVTFISSEIEEMLTTCSRLIIMRDRKIVGELKGDEMTQVKIMHTIAGGTAQNG